In the genome of Dermacentor silvarum isolate Dsil-2018 chromosome 1, BIME_Dsil_1.4, whole genome shotgun sequence, one region contains:
- the LOC119459895 gene encoding endothelin-converting enzyme homolog, translating to MSDCFQAANGPQCESPASEEELSSQDKSETDTESSSQPSEESVPAETAPNAAPSAVEDIHVRKRMCNWTAVCWEAAIFLFAFLLGSVVITTFVWVATPNAPSLLLALWSTAWPNRSIQAAPTTTSEGIEAFDAAVPWGPCASAACLEQSRLLLRQLNGTVDPCDDFYEHVCRNWAQAHPLQPGQAGVSVDDVMLETYSNTLVTAIRDDRAGYANLCRFFNECLVPDERLYYELMGLLQKSVGLSGWNTTASSKIGAAQLSQLLGAMQRHLAIDVVFRLTKVEAASGNGTLLIIQQPTTVLVRSKQSAQEEQLSRQYFEPLLAYFRRSFKTDVFILEKRLANFFRRREDDNFDRCPTLQVSQLPVMQRIEWIPLLRMAFGDDNISKSTPVVLGAPEYVFGLAVEDALPSSRELVHYMLFRLAILLLPLNSDSRVRDSFGSVGYASFPEIHRPLRQTKACLRILNRFEPNIPLYLSRGYSESVLGGRQFIQWLLARLRDVFRDHVLRIHSFSNALRGRLVTGLDAIAWEPLFPTMLLNDSVRVQYAREAYQNSSVSTSSTMHQWLTNSSQRRLSWSWRGGFLSSEPRLSYPYQRLEIPPATFSLNVYNDTATGALQIARIGPRIYSRLFDVLHSWTLAYDQGRRHQRKFVRSFASARSCLAQDYDRMSWLRKTPSPGNGSWPLQDLWDGLAVPLAYEAFLFYLRKTDTSLRMGASKRDFLDAPRLFFVYYASSLCENVTPRLVRWNAANGLKSPAWFRVNGPLRNTPQFAEAFRCRAKTFMNPARKCLPSGLN from the exons ATGAGTGACTGCTTCCAAGCCGCGAACGGGCCTCAATGTGAGAGCCCCGCGAGCGAAGAAGAATTGAGCAGCCAGGACAAGTCCGAGACCGACACTGAATCCTCGTCGCAGCCGTCAGAAGAAAGTGTTCCAGCCGAGACAGCTCCCAACGCCGCGCCCTCGGCCGTCGAAGACATCCACGTTCGGAAGCGGATGTGCAACTGGACGGCTGTCTGCTGGGAGGCGGCCATCTTTCTGTTTGCTTTCTTGCTCGGCTCGGTGGTGATCACTACCTTCGTGTGGGTAGCGACGCCGAACGCGCCTTCCCTGCTCCTCGCGCTGTGGTCCACGGCGTGGCCCAACAGGTCCATCCAGGCGGCGCCGACAACGACTAGTGAGGGCATTGAGGCATTCGACGCAGCCGTGCCCTGGGGCCCGTGCGCCTCGGCCGCTTGCCTCGAGCAGTCACGGCTGCTGCTTCGCCAGCTCAATGGAACTGTGGACCCGTGTGACGATTTCTACGAGCACGTGTGTCGCAACTGGGCGCAGGCGCATCCGCTGCAGCCGGGCCAGGCGGGCGTTTCCGTGGACGACGTGATGCTGGAGACGTACTCCAACACGCTCGTCACCGCCATCCGAGACGACCGCGCGGGATACGCCAACCTGTGCCGCTTCTTCAACGAGTGCCTGGTGCCCGACGAGCGTCTCTACTACGAGCTCATGGGCCTGCTCCAGAAGTCGGTCGGCCTCAGCGGCTGGAACACCACCGCCAGCAGCAAAATAGGCGCCGCACAGCTCTCGCAGTTGCTGGGCGCCATGCAAAGACACCTGGCCATTGACGTCGTCTTCCGACTTACAAAG GTCGAAGCGGCGTCTGGAAACGGTACTCTGTTAATTATTCAGCAGCCTACTACAGTCCTTGTTCGTTCCAAGCAAAGTGCTCAGGAAGAACAACTCTCAAGACAGTACTTCGAACCGTTGCTGGCGTACTTCCGAAGAAGCTTTAAAACTGACGTGTTCATATTGGAGAAGCGGTTGGCCAACTTTTTCAGGCGCCGTGAAGATGATAATTTCGACAGATGCCCCACCTTACAGGTGTCCCAACTGCCAGTCATGCAAAGGATTGAATGGATTCCTCTTTTACGCATGGCATTTGGAGATGACAATATCAGTAAGTCGACTCCAGTGGTACTTGGTGCGCCCGAGTATGTGTTTGGACTCGCCGTTGAAGATGCTCTGCCGTCATCTAGAGAATTGGTCCACTACATGCTCTTCCGCCTTGCAATTCTTCTGTTGCCATTGAATTCTGACAGCCGCGTCAGAGACAGCTTTGGTTCTGTCGGTTACGCGAGCTTCCCAGAAATTCACCGCCCTCTGCGCCAAACAAAGGCTTGCCTTAGAATTCTGAACCGTTTTGAACCCAACATACCGCTATATTTATCAAGGGGCTACTCAGAAAGTGTGCTTGGTGGTCGACAGTTCATCCAGTGGCTTCTAGCTAGGCTTCGTGACGTCTTCCGCGATCACGTACTCAGAATTCACTCCTTCAGTAATGCCCTCCGAGGACGCCTTGTTACGGGACTCGACGCAATCGCCTGGGAGCCACTGTTCCCCACCATGCTCCTGAACGACTCAGTACGAGTCCAGTACGCTCGCGAGGCCTACCAGAACAGCAGCGTGTCTACGTCCTCCACTATGCATCAGTGGCTAACAAACTCGTCGCAGCGTAGGCTTTCATGGTCATGGCGGGGTGGCTTTCTGAGTAGCGAACCCAGACTGTCTTACCCATACCAGCGGCTCGAAATTCCGCCGGCCACGTTCAGCCTGAACGTCTACAACGACACGGCGACCGGCGCCCTGCAAATCGCTAGAATCGGGCCCCGGATTTACAGCCGTCTCTTTGATGTGCTGCATTCGTGGACGCTTGCGTACGACCAGGGACGTAGGCACCAGCGCAAGTTTGTGCGAAGTTTCGCCAGCGCGCGCAGCTGCCTCGCACAGGATTACGACCGCATGTCGTGGCTACGCAAGACCCCGAGCCCTGGCAATGGGAGCTGGCCTTTGCAGGATTTGTGGGACGGACTGGCCGTACCACTAGCGTACGAGGCTTTCCTCTTTTACTTGCGCAAGACAGACACATCGCTGCGCATGGGCGCCAGCAAAAGGGACTTTCTGGACGCGCCACGCCTCTTCTTTGTGTACTACGCTTCCAGTCTCTGTGAGAACGTCACGCCCAGGCTGGTGCGCTGGAACGCCGCCAACGGGCTCAAGAGCCCGGCCTGGTTCCGCGTCAACGGGCCACTGCGCAACACCCCGCAGTTCGCTGAAGCTTTCCGTTGCAGGGCGAAGACTTTCATGAACCCTGCGCGAAAGTGCCTCCCATCTGGCCTGAACTAG